The following DNA comes from Palaemon carinicauda isolate YSFRI2023 chromosome 22, ASM3689809v2, whole genome shotgun sequence.
cttggggagtacgaagagcatgcccaaaccatctccatctacccatcaccatgataatattaataaaaggatATTGGTAATAAATGAGTCTTTACTCCGAGTAAGGCTACTCGTGTGTTATATGAAAATAAGTTCAATccaaaatcctgtgttgttcttaGAAAAACACAATTACGAAAAGTCCGTCTCGTCTTCCTCTGCTAGGGGGTTATGAGTCTTTTTTTGGTGGtggttacatttctaggctgttgtttagCCTTCTTTGCCTTAGCTACCCTTCCTCTAGTGAGTTTCATGAGACCtctgtttttgtttgttatttcctCTCTCGgttctgtccttgattttaccttattttgtatttcttggatactaatcccattttctacatcatcacctatgacttctttgttccttatttttAATTGTTGGAACCTGGACATGCTCTCTATAAATAGTTTTCTTATTGAttgctttgttttcatttttcaatctATCTATTTCTACAACCCAATCTCAAATCCAATTCTTCTAAGAGATTAAAAGGAACAATACAATTTTAACAGCATTCATATCAAATGTGCCAATGCTCCTCCTAATGCTTCTCTTGTAAATGTATTTTTCTGaagggaaactgaaaaaaaaatttatatccagGACGGTAATCTCCTGACGCTGAAATtgctaaaagggagagagagagagagagaggaaggggagtAGTGCCAAGGAGATGCCAAAAAAAGAGGCGACAAGGGAAGAAGGATGGGCTACataggatagatagataggtagataggagAGGGGAGGAAAGGATAGAGTTGGTGTTAGTGGTTTGTTGAGAAGATTACCTTTAGATTGAAAAAGAGAGGGCAAGGGTCCTCCCAGCTGTTCATTCGACCATGATGGTGGTGGATTCAGTACTGCAAATCGTGAAAGCATTCTTATTTTTAACAAGGATATATACCCATGTATACATGTAGGTGCATGGACAcactcatgtgtgtatatatatatatatatatatatatataatttatatttactcacatatatatacaaatgtatatgtttatacatatacatatatctacacacacgaatatatacatatacatacatgcacatatacacacacatatatatattatatatatacatatatatatatatatatatatatatatatatatatatatttacataaatacaaacatactgtgtgagtgtatatatatacatatatatatataaatataaatatatatatatatatatatatatatatatgtgtgtgtgtgtgtgtgtatgtgtgtgtgtgtgtatttcaaaaaCCTAATTACAAACTTATAGCCAATTATTAAATGGTTGTTTCAATCTCCCAAATTTTGTTTAACATTGATTTTGTATACATCAGTGAAAAGTTtcagtatatttatacgtatatacttGATATAGTAATGTAGAACACCATTGCGTTATCTGCCGTGATTTTGAGAGTATTTGATAAATAATAGTTCCATATAACCTAAGTGAATGGTCTAATTGTTTTTATTAAGACAATTGGATAAAATGAATACaggcatttcttttttatattgtatcttgtttttatatatttcttttctactGTAAATATAATAGCATGCTTATATATCTCTTTCTACAGTAAACATAGGATATAGGTTCTTCTTACATTTAGTAAGCAATGCCTCTTCCTATATATTGACCAATATATTTTACAGATCCTGTTTATGCATTAACTGTGCACATTCACTGATGTATTTCCTCCATTCTAATTTAAACTTCCAAATATTTCCTTTAATTGAGCTCTCATACATCTGCTAATCTTTCTTAAGATAATTTCTGCTTGATCAGACAATTTTCACACTAACTTTCATGTTTGTAATTgtgtaaaattaaataaacaatataagaaataaaactttcacattgttgataaaaatttgaatccaaatatttgttttaactttCAGTTTGTGGACAAGGAGTCGTCCTCACCAGCGTTGAGGTGCCAGAACACGTGAGCAGAGGCCAAGACGTTGAACTCAAGTGTTTGTGGAATCTCACTTCTCACAAGCTCTATTCAGTCAAATGGTACAGAGATGGAGGGGAATTCTTCAGATTCATGCCTTCAGAGACTCCCTCTAAGGCAGTTTATGATCAGCCAGGGATTCATGTTAATGTAAGTTGATAAATAAGGAGCATTTCAATGTATTTGAAAGATATTACTAATATAAAATTGTTAAACAATGTTTTTGTTACTTTAGAGATTGAGGCAAAGAACAATGCTGTTGGAAGTAAATGGACAAGACTGCTAATTCATTACTGCAGTACCCTCTATAGGTAGTAGATTAGCAAAGACACCAGCCAGCCGttatgatactaccgctagagtgttattgggtcctgtgactggccagacatgactacattggatccgttttctctggttacggctcattttctctttgcctacccatacaccgaatagtctggcctattctttccacattctcatttttttttctcatacacctgacaacacttaaatttccaaacaattctttactGAAGGGATTAACTAATACACTGTAACTGTCCAGTGGctatattcctcttggtaagggtagaagagactctttagctatggtcagcagctcttctaggagaaggacactccaaaatcaaaccgttgttctctagtcttgggtagtgacagagcctcagtaccatggtcttccactgtcttaaattagagttctattgcttgagggtacactcggacattttgaacaattacagtgcagtagttaaccccttgagagaaggagaattgtttggtaattcaggtgttgtaaggtgtatgagaacagaggagaatctgtaaagaattgaccacactattctgtgtaaatgtaggcaaggggaaaatgaaccgttaccagagagaaggatccaatgtagtattgtctggccagtcaaaggaccacataattctctagaggtagtttctcaacgggtggctggtgccctggccaacctactaccttattagaattaactgcataattagtattacgaacaggatggcactgtcAGGGACAAAACATATACAAAGTATGGtcagcattatgaaaaatcttatacaacatgcaaaaGGAACTAACTGCACGACAGTGCCAGAGAATAATGTGTAGATCaacaataagaagtttaatagactgcACGTTTTTGTCGAACAAATTAGGATGAGCGTCAGCAATTGAAAACCGGacagcagaacaatactcgaaacaagatataatgaaatgaagatatatataacatttcttccGAATATATTGATCACTGAAATTCTCGAGCCTTTATCAATAAGCAGCCCAGATTTTATCGTCATATTTCAGaatgtttcattttatttcatgGCATAATGTCGAAAATGAGAAAGTTATtaccagtgaatttttttttttaatattttattttatatatattcttgatttATGTACTGATTTGCTCCTATAATTCAAGGTTTATAAAATTATTTGCTCCTATAATGcaaggtttataaaaaaaaatataaataattcttttCACCTCTGAACGTTGATAAAAGTATACAGTATCGACACTAATGAACGTGATTGTACCAGAAAAGACTTCTTTTATGGTcagaaactctctgagcaacagagtATATTTATTCTAAGTCATCGATTCTACATAAATGGTTaaataggaaaaaggaaataatgaatatgattatatgtatctatatactgttataaatatgaatatcaatCTACTGTCTGTGTGTGCGTGGGTCAACATTAACTTTCAGGCCAATGGATACAGAGCCAAAGATGTAGGTATAAAGGGGAGATTTATCAACACCAAAAATCAAGGAATTCAGCTATTCGCGATATTCTCTGCCCAGTCACATAAGCTTTCTTACAAATCTTTAACGGATCTTTGAACTTCTGAAATGTCTTCTCTTTCCTTTATCttgctgttttttttaaatattatttaaatatCACTTAACTTccacaaattgatatatatatatatatatatatatatatatatatatatatatatatatatatatatacacaggtgtgtatatatatatatatatatatatatatatatatatatagatgtatatatatagatatatatatacacacatatatatatatatatatatatatatatatgtgtgtatatatactgtatacacacatatatatatgaatatatatgtatatatttatatatgaacatatgtgtatattatgtgtatatatatatatctatctatctatatatatatatccatatttatatatataatatatatatatatatatataatatatatatatatatatatccatatatatatatacagagagagagagagagagagagagagagagagagagagagagagagagagagagagagagagagagagagagatactagtgccttaacccgtcaaaaatgacagctaaatatttacatgaatatgaGAACACGccaaaattcaacccttcccaccccttccctttTCTTAACTATCACATGGCAAATTGAGCAATTTatggaaattacatatatatatatatatatatatatatatatatatatatatatataatgtatatacatatatatatatatatatatatatatatatatatatatatatatatatgtgtgtgtgtgtgtgtgtgtttgtatacatatatatacatacaatatggtCATAAGGTAAGCTTTTGAAGAACATAATACTTGCTTTCATTTTTACTAGGAAATATCCGCTTTATCACAGAAAGTCAAGTATCTAGGTGAAGAATAGTTAGCTATATCCCTTTAGTCCTTATTGAAATTGAAAGTCGTTGAACCTTAGTTATAAGGATTCAATTTCCGAGAATTATGACGTTCGGAACGCCGTTTCTCCTTACATTTCCTTATTATGGAATACACAAAGCAAAACTCTCCTTCCTAACACTAGAGAGAGGCTAACTGAAAATCTGACTGGAAAACTAAATGGAGATCTGGCTGGAAATCTGACTGAAAATCTGAATGGAAATCTGACTGGAGATTAGGCTGGAAATCGGACTGGAAATCTGGCTGGAAATTTGACTGAAAATCTAAATGGAAATCTGACTGGAGATTAGGCTGGAAATCTGACTGGAGATTAGGCTGGAAATCTGACTGGATATCTGGCTGGAAATTTGACTGGAAATTTAGGAAATCTGACAGGAGATTAGGCTGAAAATCGGACTGGAAATCTGGCTGGAAATTTGACTGGAAATCTGACTGAAAATCTAAATGGAAATCTGACTGGAGATTAGGCTGGAAATCGGACTGGAAATCTGGCTGGAAATCTGACAGGAAATCTGGCTGGAAGTCTTGCTTGAAATCTGGCTGGAAATCTTACTTCCCTTACGTATgaaaaacattaaattacatcaAATAGGGATTTTTTCGAAATGCATTAAAGATAAAATCAtatctttcatattttttcctttaatataattatataggaGTAAATTAAACATCTGGGTAtataaagcttaaaaaaaaattttgaaatttatgaattttttttcctaGAAATTTTGAAGCAAAATATGAATATTGCAGCACGACATATTTGTTTTCAAACAcgtttttaaaaaaaattggttttcattATTCGCCTTCCTTAATTGGAAATCATCATTTGATCAACTTATGCATGAATATAAGAAGATTATTCTATagttccttgcaaaaaaaaaaataaaaatggttgaaTGATGAAGGGAAAAAACTTGCATCATAAACTTCCGGTGTTacatacaataaaatatttcattgacaTTCCTTTAATTAACGTTCAttaattagtattattgttattatccttatcattattactaattattatcattaataataactattattatcaataattattccacGGATCATCTCTCTGTatcgagtcaaaaaaaaaaattagaagggcactcagtagagcgtagacctccgccacggcagcttatttcttaagcAGTTAAGCTTTATTTTTATCCTTAACGTGTATCAATCGGTgtaaattttcatacattcaaatatgaaccaaatttgaagtctgtaacagcgatgtccaaacttatggctgattacgtgaattggacatcttgcttgaccgtgaccttgaccttcaaaaaatctaataaattccagcttttacataccagttaatccttgcaagtttcaccaatctacgattaaaattgtggctaggatgcagttcacaaacaaacacacaaacaggtggtaaaccataacttccttccaacttcgttggcggaggtaaaaaataaattgtaaataaataaaatctttaacaaaaggcTACTTAGAAATACATTGCggatattcattttttattttcagctGCGTTAGGTTACTAAAAGGCATGTTGAAATATTCCTGAGCGATGATAATGAATTATCAAACAGCGACTGAACGAACCAGAGATCGCTGGGAGTCAGTCAATCATTCGTCCTGGCATTTTATGAATAAACGTCCTTTCTCTTCTATTCGGAGTTTTTCCATGATATTTTGTACTGCAGTTTCATAATGGTCATGTGTGTGCTATATTAATTTTCACTTCTTTTCATGGGGCATCcaaatgtgatgatgatgatgatgatgatgatattgatgatgatgatgatgatgattattattattattattattattattattattattattattattattattattactagctaaactacagccccaattggaaaaacaggataatatgagcccaaggactccgacagggaaaaatagcccagtgaggaaaggaaataggaaataaacttACTAcacgagaggtaatgaacaatcaaaataaaatattttaagaacagttgaaataaaatattttatgaacagtaacaacatgaaaatagatcttccatacataaactacaaaacttcatataaacaagagaaagagaattaaaaacagtgtgccctagtataccctcaagcaagagaactctatcctgaGACATTAgaaaaccgtggtacagaggctatggcactaccaaagactctctctctctctctctctctctctctctctctctctctctctctctctctctctctctctccatcatatattacgtatatatcgATGCTTGATGTTacaatctttcaaaaaaaaaaatatatatatatagcagttctAGTATAATAGcatgttttttatgaaatattcgtTACTGTTTATATCATTAATAGTTTTAGCATTAGTAGTTTCATATTGATGGTGTTGGTTTTGTTATTTATAAGAAGGCTTATCAGAGTAAATGACTTCCATACACCTTTATGATTGGTAAAACTCTGATCGCTTCTATACTAAGTCCTATCTATAATATTTGGTCAACTGAAAAAGATTACACAACAAAACCTTCTGAATTTGCTTTAACAAAATACTTGTTTGACCCAAAATTGTTTCTATAAaacgaatatatttttatttagaattgaTACTTTGCATTACAAAAATATAGCACTTGACCTAATAATAGCACACTTTTATTGAGAATGATAATTGTCAAATGATAGCGTTACTGACAAAGATTTTATGGCGTCAGATAccctaagttagacaagatcataagaactctctaaatgcttaaactaaatcgctctaccaaagagtaaatctAGTCTCCGCatatggactaaaatgtctttgagacatccaaaatccttttactcctttcatctctctctctctctctctctctctctctctctgcctgtgccTGCAAGAGCAATGTCGTGTTTCAGACTTACGAGAAGCTTAACTGATCAACTAAACGCTTCATTTGCATATTGTCGTGCGTTTGTCTCTCACGGTCATTTGTCGCAGCTTCTGAATAGTCTTTGAAGTTGAGGAAATTAAAGAGAGAAATAGAGAAAGGGCGATGAAAAGTAAGTATGAACGAATAGAAGTTGAGGTCAATAAACGTTCAGAAATAAATGTTCATTGGTCCTTAATTGTAGTAGATGATTAACAGGTTGACTTTAtgactttataggtagtaggttagctaggGTACCtgctacccgttgaaatactaaagatagagagttataaggtcctttaactggtcaaacagtacaatattggatccgtctctctggttacggttcattttcccttcacctacaaatacaacgaatagtctagcctattctatacatattctcctctgccctcatacatttgacaacactcagattatcaAACaaatcctcttcacccaaggggttaactactgcattgtaattgttcagtggccactttcctcatggtaagagtaaaagggactctttagctatggttagcagctcttcgaGCAGAAGTacaaccaaaatcaaaccatttatctccagtcttgggtagtgccacagcctctgtaccatggtcttccattgtcttggggtagagttctcttgcttgagggtacactcgggcacactattctctcttatttttctttcgtttgttttgttatagtttttatggtttatataggaaatatctatttaatgttgttactgttcttaaaatatttaattttccatgtttcctctcctcactaggctattttcccagttggagctcctgggcttatagcatcctgctataataatattaatagaaatgcaGCTTTAGAAAAATGCGAGTGAATAGTGGTAGTTCTCCGATATTAGACTTTATAAGTATGGAGATACTGAGCACCTAAATTATTTCAATTGGATGAAAATGTTGATTTTCATAGGaaagttaatttttaaataatctttttatgAGGATTCGTATTTAACCTCTATGAAATTTGCAGTACATTTAAGGAAAATCAGATAGATGGAATATTCTGTTATACCCATTTTTCTAGAAGATAATGTTTTTCAGAATAGCAGGCACTTTCAAAATATCTATTCATTTGAAAAATAGAGTTGCATTTTGTTACATTACGAGGGTGCACCAATCACTAATGTTAGGTTAAAATGAATTCCGCTTATACGTAGGCATTAAAGTAAAGGTTaaagtttaaaggtgtctggtttcagttccaaaaAGTTAGCCGGGAAAGCCCAatccccattgtggtgcccaaacacagcagtggcctccccagtaaacaacttgaaTTCTCAGTCCAAGGCTAAGAtcaatctgctgtcatgcgaatgctaggcgaaaatGTTGCCACTGAACTAGCCAGGGCGTTAATTTTTATTCATGTATCACCTCATAAATGTTCCTTCCACAGAAAGAACTGTCCGCTACAGAAACGGCCATTCCGCCAGAGCAGTGGCCtccctgtaaacagcttaaactcatggtgcCAGGATGGGATCGATCTGTCGCCTTACGAATGCTAAGAGAACACGTTGGAACTGAACTAGTCAGGAGGCTAGTTTTCCTTCAAGTTTTATCTCATAAATGTTCCTTCTACAGAAAGAACTGTCCACTGGGGAAAGGGCAATTCTACcagagcagtggcctccccagtaaacagcccaAACTCATGGTCcagggctgggatcaatctgctgcctcgcgaatgctaggcgaacactttgccactgtattagccaggaggctAGATTTCCTTCATGTTTTACCTCATAAATGTCCCTTCTACAGAAAGAGCTGTCCACTGGTGAAACGGTCATTCTCCGGAATGTCGACTTGAGTTCAGGCGGCCGGTACAAGTGCGAGGTCATCTCTGATGGGGAATTCCACACAGCTGATAAAAGCGGCATCATGATGGTCGTGGGTAAGTTTCTCAATTCATTTAATGACCATCGGTTCCTTTAGCTTGACTTCCAAATGTTATTTCAAATTAATTCTTTGTTTGCATGCTGTCTCACGGTAGAACGACGAAGTATCAAAGGCAAAGTTTCTAAAAGCTAAGGTCAAAGAACAGTATTGAACCGACAGTGTCGAAAGGACAACTAGTCGAACGAAAAGCATGTCGATATGTTACAACTAGTCCAACAGACAGTGTGTCGACACATTTATACCTTGACGAAATTTTAACTatattctttagagagagagagagagagagagagagaaaaaaaaaaaaaaactcaagtaagCGTATGTAACCATTTATTTACCGAGTTTATACAATAACTGACTAAAAAGTTACTATAATTAGCTAATCAGTTACCAAGCTCTACTGGTCTTTTCTACGCCGTGAACAGCTTCACTCACAATATTATCTTTGTTTCTGTTTTGTCTGGAGCGTGCATAAGCAAATCGGAGTTACTTCAATGACCCTATTAATCACTTACCTCTAGCCAATACAATGTCTGTTTACCACTCTGTTCATTAGACACTGCCATTCGATATTTTGCCCTTCCACACCCGACAACCACGTGTCTTACATGACAATTATTACCATAATCTCGATAATTAAAACACAAAACTGAATCTACTGACaatgaaattattttcaatatttgtaaagacATTAGGTAATCAGTTCCCTTTGAAATCTACAGAAGTACCCGAGGAAAAGCCCACTATACACGGAACGAAGCACAAGTACCACATAGGAGACAGAGCTCGCCTTACTTGTGTCTCAGCCAATTCCACCCCACCGGCTCAGCTAACTTGGTATATCAACGATCGAAAGGTATGTGTGATTGCAATATTAACTGTAAATAAAATTGGGTTTTCAAAACGCTTCATAAAAGATTCAaatcataaactataaaatgacacctTAATTCACTGAATACAAGTCTCGCTTATTTTTTAATTCAGATTTTACTAAAATAAGTACAATAAACGGACCTCTGCGTTGAGGCATTTCAATGGATTTTTCTCACTTTATTCTAGTTTCTTAAATTTTGGTTATAGATTAATAACAAAGCACTTAGATTATGGACTTCCCCATAAAAGTCTTTTTAAGTTTGCAGCAAGTTAGTCACTTGGTTTACGAGAATTAACATTAACCCAAAACAAGAGGATTCTGGCCTTTTGTATGAAACTTGTCTAAAATTGAACAAAAGCTGACAAGTTCGCCACCGGCttaaaatttccaaatatatatatatatatatatatatatatatatatatatatatatatatatataaatatatatatatatattataaatatataaatatatatatatcaatattatataaatatataaatatatatatatatatatatatatatatataaacatatatatatatatataaatttgtatatatataaatataaatatatatagtatacaaatataaatatatatatatatatatatatatatatataaatatatagatatatatgaatatatatatacatacatatatatacatacatatacagtatacatatatatatacatatatatatattatatatacagtatatatatatatgtgtatatatatatatatatatatatatatatatatatatatatgaaagataaatgcATATGTAAAAATGCATATGAAATAGGGTTCAGCACACCAAAGGAATACAGTAGGGAATGTCaagatagaaaagaaaaatatcctatggaaacaaaacgaaataaagaaaaaaagtaaaataagagaaataacataaactatgaaagaaaaaaaaatcaaatctgtaCAAGGGCGAGTTTGCATAAAGTCTGAACTTATGCATTTCAACGTAAATCTTGACACATCAGGAACTGTATATTACTACTTtttctttctctacaagcttgtcccCATTTGGAGTCGTTGTGATGGTTCTTCAACACATTCTTACATTTCCTTGGCCCAGTACATCTTCCTCACTCAATTCCAACACCCTTATATCTCTCTTCACAGAGTCAATCGATCTTACTTTTGGTCTACCAAACAAcctcacataagaaaaaaaaaataaattttggataGATTGAAAACACGAAACTGATATCAAAAGTATTTTCAAACAAGACGGGcattcaatagagcgcagaccgccGCGCCaccttatttcttaaccttttgctcgaccttgacctgacGTTTGACTtcaacatgaattaattggcgtggattttcatacacttaaatatgaaccaagtttgaagtctctgtgacaacaatgtccaaagttatggctgattacgtcaattggacattttgcttgaccgagaccttgaccttccaaaatttaagccTTTCTagaattttacataacagttaatccctgccagtttcattgctctacgattaaaattgtggccaggcaggtcttcacaaacaaacacaaacatacaaaacaagagcgaaaacataacctccttcccacttcgttggtggaggtaacaaatGAAAAAGTTAAGTAGTCACCAAATAGAAAAGCCTGACCTCAATAAGTACCAGATTATTTCTAATGAAGTATCACTGTTTTTTAAGCTTTTGGATGATTAATGATTTTCACCACTTCATTGGGAAGAAAAGATATGAGATGAACTAAGTCCTTTCTCAATTGTtcctaaataatttaataatttcgttataaaaaaaattacttatgtaTAATTACTTACAGATACTTGaagaaatatttttgtaatttaacAAAGCTACCGATAAATGATAGATACTAGTTTTTATTATGGCAGAATCAGAGGTAAAATCTAGATGTGTATCGCTGCCGGAAATTTAGGTAGATTCCCTTATCATCTGGAGCCCTTCATAAaagataaaatttgaaaatcaagcaCATTGCATGCAAAAAGGATTGTACTTGCAAAGGATTATGCCTAAATCAAGGCTTCCCTGACTAATTGAGAGAAT
Coding sequences within:
- the LOC137615786 gene encoding junctional adhesion molecule A-like; amino-acid sequence: MARSNTSVGSSSSPVTFTTTILLLRSLLVCGQGVVLTSVEVPEHVSRGQDVELKCLWNLTSHKLYSVKWYRDGGEFFRFMPSETPSKAVYDQPGIHVNKELSTGETVILRNVDLSSGGRYKCEVISDGEFHTADKSGIMMVVEVPEEKPTIHGTKHKYHIGDRARLTCVSANSTPPAQLTWYINDRKVPPEYLIKSPSIKYPNGLMQTRLGLSFVITRKHFQNGEMTLRCSARVSSIYHKTEQHSINGHLTYNVPVMESRDLAALSGSAKPYNSPLAVTTMVFATILVKMLGAGSLNCYPS